One part of the Streptomyces sp. AM 2-1-1 genome encodes these proteins:
- a CDS encoding ATP-binding protein — MTPPSSSATGHVLPPAALFVQRFRSTPRGARLARRFVLHQLDGWGVPYGSEASDTAARLVAELTANAATHGRVSGRDFEVTAEIVDGTPRLAVSDARGETRPPAPGAPPPAMPPLAESGRGMLLVEALADRWEVLDRPPVGKTVVAEWDLPSVARPGVGPAGRT; from the coding sequence ATGACACCTCCGTCCTCGTCCGCGACCGGCCACGTGCTCCCTCCGGCAGCCCTGTTCGTCCAGCGCTTCCGTTCCACGCCGCGCGGCGCACGCCTCGCCCGCAGGTTCGTGCTCCACCAACTCGACGGCTGGGGAGTCCCGTACGGCAGCGAGGCATCCGACACCGCCGCCCGGCTCGTCGCCGAACTCACCGCCAACGCGGCCACGCACGGCCGCGTGTCCGGCCGGGACTTCGAGGTCACCGCGGAGATCGTGGACGGGACCCCGCGCCTCGCGGTCTCCGACGCCCGGGGCGAAACCCGGCCGCCCGCGCCGGGTGCCCCACCCCCCGCGATGCCGCCGCTCGCGGAGAGCGGCCGGGGGATGCTCCTGGTGGAGGCGCTCGCCGACCGCTGGGAGGTGCTCGACCGTCCGCCTGTCGGCAAGACCGTCGTGGCGGAGTGGGACCTGCCGTCCGTAGCACGTCCGGGTGTGGGACCTGCGGGCCGGACCTGA
- a CDS encoding RICIN domain-containing protein yields MRVRKLALFLAASLLPLAPVWGGASPAQASVQAAAYYVDCGATAAGDGSQARPWNTLAPVNGSTFQPGDAILLKRGATCTGQQLFPKGSGVQGRPITVDAYGTGAKPRLAGAGQVTDVVRLADQQYWEIHNLDVSNKGDTAATRRGVHITRTDSGTGTYYRLSGLDVHDVNGNQTKKDDDASAGIFFEVLGNTTATKFDDVAIVDNTVRTVDRYGIHFWTRWMQRPELRNPNCGAACGTWVPQTGVVIRNNTVSDIGGDAIVPHHTESAVVEYNTVDGFREREPQHCAAGIWGWNTNRALYQYNEVSGGKSTCDGQGLDIDEANIATVYQYNYSHDNEGGFILLCNGSGSTSADNVVRYNVSQNDGGQLFDMVCAKTANTQIYNNTFYLSKPVDVISNGNGSTGDNAAFRNNIFHVVTSQATYLNASALTFDANVFYGNHPSGEPADARKVTTDPVLTAPGTATSRADAGGYRLGAGSSALANGVVMTSSATRDYFGNPVPGNCAPDRGAHQLSTTCTPPQGPANGVHRISAGTQAIDVPANSTAGGTRLTTWQWHGGQNQKWTVTADTDGTYALKNVNSGLCADVGDNSTSSGAAIIQWPCSGAPNQRWTATAKDGGYTLTARSSGLLLTAASTADGALLTQRPAAPGAIQTWAFTKVS; encoded by the coding sequence GTGCGTGTACGAAAACTCGCCTTGTTCCTCGCCGCCTCACTCCTGCCCCTGGCACCCGTGTGGGGGGGCGCCTCGCCCGCGCAGGCCTCGGTCCAGGCCGCGGCCTACTACGTGGATTGCGGGGCCACCGCGGCCGGAGACGGTAGCCAGGCCAGACCCTGGAACACCCTCGCGCCGGTCAACGGCAGCACGTTCCAGCCCGGCGACGCGATCCTCCTCAAACGCGGCGCCACCTGCACGGGACAGCAACTGTTCCCCAAGGGTTCGGGGGTGCAGGGCCGGCCCATCACGGTGGACGCCTACGGCACCGGAGCCAAACCCCGGCTGGCCGGCGCCGGTCAGGTGACCGATGTCGTGCGGCTCGCCGACCAGCAGTACTGGGAGATACACAATCTCGACGTCTCCAACAAGGGCGACACCGCCGCGACACGGCGCGGCGTGCACATCACCCGCACCGACTCCGGGACGGGCACCTACTACCGCCTCAGCGGGCTCGACGTCCACGACGTCAACGGCAACCAGACCAAGAAGGACGACGACGCCAGCGCGGGCATCTTCTTCGAGGTGCTCGGCAATACCACGGCCACCAAGTTCGACGATGTCGCCATCGTGGACAACACGGTCAGGACCGTGGACCGCTACGGCATCCACTTCTGGACCCGGTGGATGCAGCGCCCGGAGCTGAGGAACCCCAACTGCGGTGCGGCCTGCGGTACGTGGGTGCCGCAGACCGGCGTCGTGATCCGCAACAACACGGTCTCCGACATCGGGGGCGACGCGATCGTCCCTCACCACACCGAGAGTGCCGTCGTCGAGTACAACACGGTCGACGGCTTCCGCGAGCGCGAACCCCAGCACTGCGCCGCGGGCATCTGGGGGTGGAACACCAACCGCGCCCTGTACCAGTACAACGAGGTCAGCGGCGGTAAGAGCACCTGCGACGGACAAGGGCTGGACATCGACGAGGCGAACATCGCCACCGTCTACCAGTACAACTACAGCCACGACAACGAGGGTGGCTTCATCCTCCTGTGCAACGGCTCCGGCTCCACGAGCGCCGACAACGTGGTGCGCTACAACGTCAGCCAGAACGACGGCGGGCAGCTCTTCGACATGGTCTGCGCCAAGACCGCCAACACGCAGATCTACAACAACACCTTCTACCTCTCGAAGCCGGTCGACGTCATCAGCAACGGCAACGGCTCCACCGGAGACAACGCCGCCTTCCGCAACAACATCTTCCACGTGGTCACGTCCCAGGCCACCTACCTCAACGCGAGCGCCCTCACCTTCGACGCGAACGTCTTCTACGGCAACCACCCCTCCGGAGAGCCGGCGGACGCCCGCAAGGTGACCACCGACCCCGTGCTCACCGCGCCCGGTACGGCCACCTCCCGCGCCGACGCAGGTGGCTACCGCCTCGGGGCCGGGTCGTCCGCACTGGCCAACGGCGTGGTCATGACCTCCTCCGCCACCCGCGACTACTTCGGCAACCCGGTGCCGGGGAACTGCGCGCCCGACCGGGGCGCCCACCAGCTGTCGACGACGTGCACCCCGCCCCAGGGCCCGGCGAACGGTGTCCACCGGATCTCCGCGGGCACCCAGGCCATCGACGTCCCGGCCAACTCCACGGCGGGCGGGACCCGGTTGACCACCTGGCAATGGCACGGCGGGCAGAACCAGAAGTGGACGGTGACCGCCGACACGGACGGCACGTACGCGCTGAAGAACGTCAACTCCGGACTGTGCGCGGATGTCGGTGACAACTCCACCTCGTCCGGCGCCGCCATCATCCAATGGCCGTGCAGCGGCGCTCCCAACCAACGGTGGACCGCCACGGCCAAGGACGGCGGCTACACCCTCACCGCCCGGTCCAGCGGCCTGCTCCTGACCGCGGCGTCCACCGCTGACGGCGCACTGCTCACCCAGCGTCCGGCGGCTCCCGGGGCCATCCAGACCTGGGCCTTCACCAAAGTGTCCTGA
- a CDS encoding Orn/Lys/Arg decarboxylase N-terminal domain-containing protein, which translates to MAKGTILFALRTDPLGGGADDEQLRRIAKELENRGLEVRWARTGRDALAALRTESVLTAALVGWDLPGSPAGGNGSGSDTEDGGGAEVLRRINRRFKDLPVLLAMTDESDHALERLPLWVSETVVGYVWPLEDTAPFIAGRVASAAEAYRNNLLPPFFKALQRFDNAHEYSWHTPAHSGGVAFLKSPVGRAFFDYFGERLFRSDLSISVGELGSLFEHTGPIGEAERNAARVFGADRTYFVLHGDSTADRMVGHYSVTADEIALVDRNCHKSVLHGLVISGARPVYLVPTRNGYGLAGPLPPRVLDRDAVAARVAANPLTAQAVTDAAQYAVITNSTYDGLCYDTLHVTRALAPSSPRLHFDEAWFAYARFHPLYAGRYGMAVGPDTFTGPERPTVFATQSTHKLLAALSQTAMVHVKSAPRAPVEHERFNEAFMMHGTTSPLYPAIASLDVATAMMDGPQGQWLIDEAVTEAIRFRQAVVRTGRRIAEAGDRPTWFFGVWQPDTVTDPADGERIPFADAPLALLGREPTCWQLEPGADWHGFPDLDDGYCMLDPVKVTVTCPGVDATGQVAGRGIPARILTAYLADRGVVVEKTDTYSTLILFSMGITKGKWGTLLDALIDFKALYDVDTPLDRVLPTLTAQHPRRYAGTTLSGLCQDMHEHLTRAELITSLDDAFQQLPRPVLPPQACYRRLIRGGTERVRLSEAAGRVAAAMVTVTPPGIPVLMPGEHLGEPDGPLLRYLGALEAFDRLFPGFHSEAHGVTVDENGDYMIECVRPEPAVPER; encoded by the coding sequence ATGGCGAAGGGCACGATCCTGTTCGCGCTGCGCACGGATCCCCTCGGAGGTGGAGCGGACGACGAACAACTCCGGCGTATCGCGAAGGAGCTGGAGAACCGCGGGCTCGAAGTGCGCTGGGCCAGGACGGGTCGTGACGCTCTCGCCGCCCTGCGGACCGAGTCAGTGCTGACGGCGGCGCTCGTGGGCTGGGACCTGCCCGGCTCTCCCGCCGGCGGCAACGGCAGCGGCAGCGACACCGAAGACGGCGGTGGTGCCGAGGTGCTGCGCCGGATCAACCGGCGCTTCAAGGACCTGCCCGTGCTCCTGGCCATGACGGACGAGTCGGACCACGCCCTGGAGCGACTGCCCCTGTGGGTCTCCGAGACCGTCGTGGGCTACGTGTGGCCGCTGGAGGACACGGCCCCCTTCATCGCGGGACGAGTCGCCAGCGCTGCGGAGGCCTACCGGAACAATCTCCTTCCGCCGTTCTTCAAGGCGCTGCAGCGGTTCGACAACGCGCACGAGTACTCCTGGCACACCCCCGCGCACTCGGGCGGCGTCGCGTTCCTCAAGTCACCGGTCGGCCGTGCCTTCTTCGACTACTTCGGTGAGCGGCTCTTCCGCAGCGATCTCTCGATCTCGGTCGGGGAGCTCGGTTCCCTCTTTGAGCACACCGGCCCGATCGGTGAAGCGGAGCGCAACGCCGCCCGGGTCTTCGGCGCCGACCGCACGTACTTCGTGCTGCACGGCGACTCGACCGCGGACCGCATGGTGGGGCACTACAGCGTCACCGCGGACGAGATCGCCCTCGTGGACCGCAACTGCCACAAGTCCGTGCTGCACGGCCTGGTCATCTCCGGGGCCCGGCCCGTCTACCTGGTCCCGACCCGCAACGGCTACGGGCTGGCGGGTCCGCTGCCCCCGCGGGTCCTCGACCGGGACGCCGTCGCAGCGCGCGTCGCCGCCAACCCCCTCACCGCACAGGCGGTCACGGACGCGGCCCAGTACGCCGTCATCACCAACTCCACCTATGACGGCCTGTGTTACGACACCCTCCACGTCACCCGTGCCCTCGCGCCCAGTTCTCCCCGGCTCCACTTCGACGAAGCCTGGTTCGCCTACGCACGCTTCCACCCCCTGTACGCCGGCCGGTACGGCATGGCCGTCGGCCCGGACACCTTCACCGGTCCGGAACGGCCGACCGTCTTCGCCACCCAGTCCACCCACAAGCTCCTCGCCGCGCTTTCCCAGACCGCAATGGTCCACGTCAAGTCCGCCCCCCGGGCACCCGTCGAGCACGAGCGCTTCAACGAGGCGTTCATGATGCACGGCACCACCTCACCGCTCTATCCCGCCATCGCATCGCTGGACGTGGCCACCGCGATGATGGACGGCCCGCAGGGCCAGTGGCTGATCGACGAGGCGGTGACCGAGGCCATCCGCTTCCGCCAGGCCGTCGTCCGCACCGGACGCCGTATCGCAGAGGCAGGTGACCGGCCGACTTGGTTCTTCGGTGTCTGGCAACCCGATACGGTCACCGACCCGGCAGACGGCGAACGCATTCCCTTCGCCGATGCCCCGCTCGCCCTCCTCGGTCGCGAACCCACCTGCTGGCAACTCGAACCGGGCGCCGACTGGCACGGCTTTCCCGACCTGGACGACGGCTACTGCATGCTGGATCCCGTCAAGGTCACCGTCACCTGCCCCGGTGTGGACGCCACCGGTCAGGTCGCCGGCCGGGGCATCCCCGCCCGCATCCTGACCGCCTACCTCGCCGACCGCGGTGTCGTGGTGGAGAAGACGGACACCTACAGCACCCTCATCCTCTTCTCCATGGGCATCACCAAGGGCAAATGGGGCACCCTCCTCGATGCCCTGATCGACTTCAAGGCCCTGTACGACGTGGACACCCCCCTCGACCGCGTCCTGCCGACCCTTACCGCGCAACACCCCCGGCGCTACGCGGGCACAACGCTCAGCGGTCTCTGCCAGGACATGCACGAACACCTCACCCGGGCCGAACTCATCACCTCCCTCGACGATGCCTTCCAACAACTGCCACGCCCCGTCCTGCCCCCGCAGGCCTGCTACCGCCGCCTGATCCGCGGCGGAACGGAACGCGTACGCCTCAGCGAGGCCGCAGGCCGCGTCGCGGCCGCCATGGTCACCGTCACCCCACCCGGAATCCCCGTCCTCATGCCCGGCGAACACCTCGGCGAGCCAGACGGACCACTCCTGCGGTATCTCGGCGCGCTCGAGGCTTTCGACCGCCTCTTCCCCGGCTTCCACAGCGAAGCCCACGGAGTCACCGTCGACGAGAACGGCGACTACATGATCGAGTGCGTACGGCCGGAACCCGCCGTCCCGGAACGGTGA
- a CDS encoding phosphodiesterase, with the protein MNRLERLAFRTARAAARRRGSRPALHPDGVIMVGRLDVPARATHWDVPWLGAPGSYAVTARWSRAAGLPRLLPDGAGLALRVADAGGPGRPLDLLLTTSGRGRWSRHVPLPRTSATAGPYSTLLPYVVGGRRGVLALFPEPRTGRVPARPAAVGAATAVRPLAFRLCIGERAAWRPLARLILLGADAAARSEDGEAFDPYRNLLPDVRPVDRLRSLRVAAYAGSRAGRHAGPPG; encoded by the coding sequence ATGAACCGTCTGGAGCGGCTCGCCTTCCGCACGGCTCGCGCCGCCGCCCGTCGGCGCGGCAGCCGGCCGGCCCTGCACCCCGACGGGGTGATCATGGTGGGCCGCCTTGACGTGCCCGCGCGAGCGACCCACTGGGACGTGCCATGGCTGGGCGCCCCCGGCTCGTACGCGGTCACGGCGCGCTGGTCGCGTGCCGCCGGGCTTCCCCGACTCCTGCCCGACGGCGCGGGACTGGCGCTCCGGGTGGCGGACGCGGGCGGACCGGGCCGCCCCCTCGACCTGCTGCTCACGACCAGCGGCCGCGGCCGCTGGTCCCGCCACGTGCCGCTTCCCCGCACATCCGCCACCGCCGGCCCGTACTCCACCCTCTTGCCGTACGTCGTCGGCGGACGGCGTGGGGTGCTGGCTCTCTTCCCGGAGCCCCGGACCGGGCGCGTCCCCGCCCGACCGGCGGCGGTGGGGGCCGCCACCGCCGTGCGGCCCCTCGCGTTCAGGCTCTGTATCGGCGAGAGGGCGGCCTGGCGGCCGCTGGCCCGGCTGATTCTGCTCGGAGCGGATGCCGCCGCGCGGTCCGAGGACGGCGAGGCGTTCGACCCCTACCGCAACCTGCTGCCGGACGTCCGTCCCGTGGACCGTCTGCGTTCCCTGCGTGTCGCCGCTTACGCGGGTTCCCGCGCCGGGCGGCACGCCGGGCCGCCCGGCTGA
- a CDS encoding metallophosphoesterase has protein sequence MRLLLVADTHVPRRARQLPDELLREADRADVVVHAGDWVDVATLDLLEGRARRLVGVYGNNDGPELRDRLPEVARARLGGLRFGVVHETGSARGREARCAALYPDLDVLVFGHSHIPWDTEAPGGMRLLNPGSPTDRRRQPYCTYMTCTVADGVFGEVVLHRLPRR, from the coding sequence GTGCGGCTCCTGCTCGTCGCGGACACCCATGTGCCCCGGCGCGCCAGGCAACTCCCCGACGAACTGCTGAGGGAGGCGGACCGGGCGGACGTCGTCGTCCACGCCGGGGACTGGGTGGACGTAGCCACTCTGGATCTGCTGGAAGGACGCGCGCGACGCCTGGTCGGCGTGTACGGGAACAACGACGGACCGGAATTGCGGGACCGGTTGCCGGAGGTGGCCCGCGCCCGGTTGGGGGGCCTGCGCTTCGGTGTCGTCCATGAGACGGGGTCAGCCCGCGGGCGGGAAGCGCGCTGCGCCGCTCTCTATCCCGACCTGGACGTCCTCGTCTTCGGCCACAGCCACATTCCCTGGGACACCGAGGCTCCGGGCGGTATGCGCCTGCTGAATCCGGGATCGCCGACGGACCGCAGACGGCAGCCGTACTGCACCTACATGACGTGCACGGTGGCGGACGGGGTGTTCGGCGAGGTCGTCCTGCACCGCCTGCCGAGGCGCTGA